A window of Aptenodytes patagonicus chromosome 1, bAptPat1.pri.cur, whole genome shotgun sequence genomic DNA:
GAGCTTTTACTTTTTAGCGTCCCCAGTGCTTGCTAACTTCTAGCCACTGAAACAACATTTATTTACACCAATATAAATAGCTCTGCTGAACCTGCCACCTTCATGCATCTATTCTTCacgtatttttctttttccttaaaagagcCCGTGACCTGAAGGTTGAGCTCAAGGACGCTCCCAGGCAAGTCACTGAAGTTTTCCCCTTGCTCCACCTGTTGACCTCTGCTCTCCCCTGATTACTCCCGAAAAATGGAGCGATCCACACAGGAACTTTTCCTCAACTTCATGATTGTCCTGATTACTGTATTGctcatgtggctccttgtgaagtcTTATCAGGAGTAAAAGACAGTCAGAAACTCTGGGAGGTGATTTAAGTGTGTGTCTCCGCAGACATAAGTAACACCCACAGCACGCTGCTGTGATTAGCTTTCAGTCAATTGAGGATGtcgtcaattttttttttttactctctcaTACCTGTTGCCCATGCTAATGTTTGTGATGGGTCTATGACgatgtaattattttattctgcagtgATCCAGctgtaaaatgtaaaatgcaaGATCCTTAGGAACTGTTTGACGTGGCTGCCTCCTCCGGTAGTTACTGTGAATGCTGTAACCCCCTGCCTGCCATGCCAGCTTGTTTGGCATCGGTGTTAGGTTCTCGAGGGTATAAAACTGCAGTATGTAATGTAACCATCTGTATTGACCAGCGTGAGGCACAAACTCACTTAGCAGAAAGGAATGTGAAATTTCACTTGCTCGTTTCACTTAAATAAAGAACatgtaaaaccattttttgtaGCATTCCTTATCCCTCTCCTGGCCTGACTGCTGTTCACTGAGAGACCTGCCGATAACTGCAGTACAGTGCACCGTGCAAGTCTGGTGGTTTGCTTGTTCCTCCcacctgcatttttaaaaaaattgctgtagaGTTGAAATCCTGTAACTTAACAGACGTGTAGCCACATGAGTGAGCTGTTCAGGTCACTTTTCTGTCCAGAGTGACTTACACTGTTGGTGCCTGTGGACGTGGACTTCAAAGAGAACCCCTGTCCCACCAGGACATTGTCAATAATTGCATTTTCTGCAGCTGGATTTTGGGCAGGGATTCCCAGGATCCTATTTTTGGCCAAACTATGCTTGGAGCAGTGCCTGGAGGGACGAGCCCGGGTCAGTCGCAGGCGTGGGTGCCTGCTGGCGCCGCAGCCCTGCTGCAA
This region includes:
- the SLN gene encoding sarcolipin gives rise to the protein MERSTQELFLNFMIVLITVLLMWLLVKSYQE